In Leifsonia sp. ZF2019, a genomic segment contains:
- the gap gene encoding type I glyceraldehyde-3-phosphate dehydrogenase, with the protein MTRIAVNGFGRIGRNTLRALLERDTDLEVVAVNDLTAPDALAQLLRFDSSLGRLGRPVEVDGSALVVDGRRIEVLAERDPENLPWAELGVEIVLEATGRFTSAEAARAHLRAGAERVLVSAPSDGADVTLAYGVNTDAYDPAAHTIVSNASCTTNALAPLAKVLDDLAGIEHGFMTTVHAYTQEQNLQDGPHRDPRRARAAGVNIVPTTTGAAKAIGLVLPGLDGKLSGDSIRVPVPVGSIVELNTTVAREVTRDEVLAAYRAAAEGSLAGILEYSEDPLVSSDITGQPASSIFDSALTRVDGKHVKVVAWYDNEWGFSNRVVDTLTLLARS; encoded by the coding sequence ATGACCCGCATCGCCGTCAACGGCTTCGGCCGCATCGGACGAAACACCCTCCGCGCCCTCCTCGAGCGTGACACCGACCTCGAGGTCGTCGCCGTCAACGACCTGACCGCGCCCGACGCCCTCGCCCAGCTCCTCCGGTTCGACAGCTCGCTCGGCCGCCTCGGCCGCCCGGTCGAGGTCGACGGCAGCGCCCTCGTCGTCGACGGCCGCCGCATCGAGGTGCTCGCCGAGCGCGACCCCGAGAACCTGCCGTGGGCGGAGCTCGGCGTCGAGATCGTGCTGGAGGCCACGGGCCGCTTCACGTCCGCCGAGGCCGCCCGCGCCCACCTGCGCGCGGGCGCCGAGCGCGTGCTGGTGAGCGCCCCGTCCGACGGCGCCGACGTCACCCTCGCCTACGGCGTGAACACGGACGCGTACGACCCGGCCGCGCACACCATCGTCTCCAACGCCTCCTGCACCACGAACGCCCTCGCACCGCTGGCGAAGGTGCTGGACGACCTCGCGGGCATCGAACACGGCTTCATGACGACCGTGCACGCCTACACGCAGGAGCAGAACCTCCAGGACGGCCCGCACCGCGACCCGCGCCGCGCCCGCGCGGCCGGCGTCAACATCGTGCCCACCACGACCGGAGCCGCCAAGGCGATCGGCCTGGTGCTCCCGGGCCTCGATGGCAAGCTGTCGGGCGACTCCATCCGCGTGCCCGTCCCGGTCGGCTCGATCGTCGAGCTCAACACGACGGTCGCCCGCGAGGTCACCCGCGACGAGGTGCTCGCCGCCTACCGTGCCGCCGCCGAGGGTTCGCTGGCCGGCATCCTGGAGTACTCGGAGGACCCGCTGGTCTCCAGCGACATCACCGGGCAGCCCGCGTCCTCCATCTTCGACTCCGCGCTCACCCGCGTGGACGGCAAGCACGTGAAGGTCGTCGCCTGGTACGACAACGAGTGGGGCTTCTCCAACCGCGTCGTCGACACCCTCACCCTCCTCGCCCGGTCCTGA
- a CDS encoding ATP-binding cassette domain-containing protein, with protein sequence MSTPTTHVADTHDLLRVQGARENNLKDVSVELPKRRLTVFTGVSGSGKSSLVFGTIAAESQRMINETYSAFVQGFMPTLARPDVDVLEGLTTAIIVDQERLGANVRSTVGTATDVNAMLRILFSRLGQPQVGSPQAFSFNVASVHGDRAVTIERGSGKAEAGSFTITGGMCPRCEGMGTVNEIDLAQLYDGTRSLSEGAITVPGYTADGWAVRQYAESGFLDAAKPIDDYTDAELKDFLYKEPTKVKISGINMTYEGLVPKIQKSFLSKDRDALQPHIRAFVDRAVAFTTCPDCGGTRLNEGARSSRIDGVNIADACAMQISDLAEWVRGIDEPSVAPLLSNLRHTLDSFVEIGLGYLSLDRPSGTLSGGEAQRTKMIRHLGSSLTDVTYVFDEPTIGLHPHDIQKMNELLLRLRDKGNTVLVVEHKPEAIAIADHVVDLGPGAGTAGGTICFEGTVEGLRASGTLTGRHLDDRAAVKDAVRTPSGALPVRGATANNLHDVDVDIPLGVLVVVTGVAGSGKSSLIHGSVSSHDDVVSIDQGAIRGSRRSNPATYTGLLEPIRKAFAKANGVKPALFSANSEGACPTCNGAGMIYTDLGVMASVATVCEECGGKRFQASVLEYTLGGKDISEVLAMPVTEAREYFREGEARTPAASAILDRLEDVGLGYLALGQPLTTLSGGERQRLKLATHLGEKGGVYVLDEPTTGLHLADVEQLLGLLDRLVDSGKSVIVIEHHQAVMAHADWIVDLGPGAGHDGGRVVFEGTPAELVAARSTLTGEHLARYVGA encoded by the coding sequence ATGAGCACGCCCACCACTCACGTCGCCGACACCCACGACCTGCTGCGGGTGCAGGGCGCCCGCGAGAACAACCTGAAGGACGTCAGCGTCGAGCTCCCGAAGCGGCGGCTGACCGTGTTCACCGGGGTCTCCGGCTCGGGCAAGAGCTCGCTGGTGTTCGGGACGATCGCCGCCGAATCGCAGCGGATGATCAACGAGACCTACAGCGCGTTCGTGCAGGGCTTCATGCCCACGCTGGCCCGACCGGACGTCGACGTGCTCGAGGGGCTGACGACCGCGATCATCGTCGACCAGGAGCGGCTCGGAGCGAACGTGCGGTCGACCGTCGGCACGGCGACGGACGTGAACGCGATGCTGCGCATCCTGTTCAGCCGGCTCGGGCAGCCGCAGGTGGGGTCACCGCAGGCGTTCTCCTTCAACGTGGCGTCGGTGCACGGCGACCGGGCCGTGACGATCGAGCGCGGCTCCGGCAAGGCGGAGGCCGGCAGCTTCACCATCACCGGTGGGATGTGCCCGCGCTGCGAGGGGATGGGGACGGTCAACGAGATCGACCTCGCGCAGCTGTACGACGGCACCCGATCGCTCTCCGAGGGCGCGATCACGGTCCCGGGCTACACGGCCGACGGCTGGGCGGTGCGGCAGTACGCCGAGTCCGGGTTCCTCGACGCGGCGAAGCCGATCGACGACTATACGGACGCCGAGCTGAAGGACTTCCTCTACAAGGAGCCGACGAAAGTCAAGATCTCCGGCATCAACATGACCTACGAGGGGCTCGTGCCGAAGATCCAGAAGTCCTTCCTGTCGAAGGACCGCGACGCCCTCCAGCCGCACATCCGCGCGTTCGTCGACCGCGCCGTCGCGTTCACGACCTGCCCGGACTGCGGCGGCACGCGCCTCAACGAGGGAGCCCGCTCCTCCCGCATCGACGGCGTGAACATCGCCGACGCGTGCGCGATGCAGATCAGCGACCTCGCGGAATGGGTACGCGGGATCGACGAGCCGTCGGTCGCTCCCCTCCTCTCGAACCTGCGGCACACGCTCGACTCGTTCGTCGAGATCGGGCTCGGCTACCTCTCCCTCGACCGGCCCTCCGGCACGCTGTCGGGCGGGGAGGCGCAGCGCACCAAGATGATCCGGCACCTCGGATCGTCGCTCACCGACGTCACCTACGTGTTCGACGAGCCGACCATCGGGCTCCACCCGCACGACATCCAGAAGATGAACGAACTGCTGCTGCGACTGCGCGACAAGGGCAACACGGTGCTCGTGGTGGAGCACAAGCCCGAGGCGATCGCGATCGCCGACCACGTCGTCGATCTCGGTCCGGGCGCGGGGACCGCGGGAGGCACCATCTGCTTCGAGGGCACCGTGGAGGGGTTGCGGGCGAGCGGCACCCTCACGGGCCGCCATCTCGACGACCGCGCCGCGGTCAAGGATGCGGTTCGCACCCCCTCCGGCGCCCTGCCCGTGCGCGGGGCGACCGCCAACAACCTGCACGACGTCGACGTGGACATTCCGCTCGGAGTGCTCGTCGTCGTGACCGGGGTGGCGGGCTCGGGCAAGAGCTCCCTCATCCACGGCTCGGTGTCGTCGCACGACGACGTCGTCTCGATCGACCAGGGTGCGATCCGCGGCTCACGACGCAGCAACCCCGCCACCTACACCGGCCTGCTGGAGCCGATCCGCAAGGCGTTCGCGAAGGCGAACGGCGTGAAGCCCGCCCTGTTCAGCGCCAACTCCGAGGGCGCGTGCCCGACCTGCAACGGCGCCGGGATGATCTACACGGATCTCGGGGTCATGGCGAGCGTCGCCACCGTCTGCGAGGAGTGCGGGGGCAAGCGGTTCCAGGCCTCGGTGCTCGAATACACTCTCGGCGGCAAGGACATCAGCGAGGTGCTGGCGATGCCGGTCACGGAGGCGCGCGAGTACTTCCGCGAGGGCGAGGCGCGCACCCCGGCGGCGAGCGCCATCCTGGACCGCCTGGAGGATGTCGGCCTCGGCTACCTCGCCCTCGGCCAGCCGCTCACCACCCTCTCCGGCGGCGAGCGCCAGCGGCTCAAGCTGGCCACCCACCTCGGCGAGAAGGGCGGCGTCTACGTGCTCGACGAGCCGACCACGGGCCTGCACCTGGCCGACGTCGAGCAGCTCCTCGGCCTCCTGGACCGGCTCGTCGACTCCGGCAAGTCGGTCATCGTGATCGAGCACCACCAGGCCGTCATGGCCCACGCCGACTGGATCGTCGACCTCGGCCCTGGCGCGGGGCACGACGGCGGCCGCGTGGTCTTCGAGGGCACGCCGGCCGAGCTGGTCGCAGCGCGCTCGACCCTGACGGGCGAGCACCTGGCGCGCTACGTGGGGGCCTGA
- a CDS encoding DUF2277 domain-containing protein, which translates to MCRNIHVLHNFEPAATSDEVRAAALQYVRKVSGSTTPSQANAAAFDEAVAEIAHATQHLLDHLTTSAPPKNREVEAEKAKARSAQRFAQV; encoded by the coding sequence ATGTGCCGCAACATCCACGTCCTCCACAACTTCGAGCCCGCGGCCACCTCTGACGAGGTGCGCGCCGCCGCGCTGCAGTACGTGCGCAAGGTGTCCGGGTCGACCACGCCCTCCCAGGCGAACGCCGCGGCGTTCGACGAGGCTGTCGCGGAGATCGCCCACGCGACCCAGCACCTCCTCGATCACCTGACGACCTCCGCCCCGCCGAAGAATCGCGAGGTGGAGGCGGAGAAGGCGAAGGCGCGGTCGGCGCAACGCTTCGCCCAGGTCTAG
- a CDS encoding SRPBCC family protein: protein MSVTVRRLDCTPEQVFAVLADPWVYPSWVVGASRMRAADDGYPAAGSRLHHSIGVWPFVLNDETRVDEWDPPRRMVLQAKTRPFGEERVVIDVRPRGAGCLVRMEEHPVAGPARLIPRPIADLVLHVRNAESLRRLEWAARGRA from the coding sequence GTGTCCGTGACCGTCCGCCGTCTCGACTGCACTCCCGAGCAGGTCTTCGCCGTGCTCGCCGACCCGTGGGTCTACCCGAGCTGGGTGGTCGGCGCGTCCCGCATGCGGGCGGCGGACGACGGATACCCTGCCGCGGGTTCGCGGCTGCACCACTCCATCGGGGTGTGGCCGTTCGTGCTGAACGACGAGACCCGCGTCGACGAATGGGACCCGCCACGACGGATGGTGCTGCAGGCCAAGACGCGTCCCTTCGGAGAGGAGCGTGTCGTGATCGACGTCCGCCCACGCGGCGCGGGATGCCTGGTGCGGATGGAGGAGCACCCGGTCGCGGGGCCGGCGCGCCTCATCCCGCGCCCGATCGCCGACCTCGTGCTGCACGTGCGCAACGCCGAGTCGTTGCGCAGGCTGGAGTGGGCGGCGCGCGGACGGGCGTAG
- a CDS encoding aminoglycoside phosphotransferase family protein → MHSGSTPTADIAADATLVARMIAEQHPDLAGPLRLVSDGWDNRIFRLGDDLAVRVPRREAAAHLIEHEQRVLAAIAERVAVPVPAPVRVGVPSVTFPWPWSIARWLEGVDGASVDASARAVIAEPLAGFLRAVHIPAPADAPVNPVRGVPLATRDIAVRERLAMLAARPDTVASTDALLAVWEDALAAPLWTGPALWLHGDPHPGNLLLRTDASGTVEGLAAVIDFGDVTAGDPATDLATAWLTFDAPARAEFRETLDGSVDEATWRRARGWAVIMGTALAANSDDSPRMASLGRHALAQLTG, encoded by the coding sequence GTGCACTCAGGATCCACTCCGACGGCGGACATCGCCGCCGACGCCACGCTCGTCGCGCGCATGATCGCCGAGCAGCACCCCGATCTCGCCGGCCCGCTGCGGCTGGTCTCCGACGGGTGGGACAACCGCATCTTCCGGCTCGGCGACGACCTCGCGGTCCGCGTGCCGCGGCGGGAGGCCGCCGCCCACCTCATCGAGCACGAGCAACGCGTCCTCGCCGCGATCGCCGAGCGCGTCGCCGTCCCCGTCCCCGCCCCCGTGCGCGTCGGCGTGCCGAGCGTGACCTTCCCCTGGCCGTGGAGCATCGCCCGCTGGCTGGAGGGGGTCGACGGCGCATCGGTCGACGCCTCCGCCCGCGCCGTGATCGCGGAGCCGCTGGCGGGCTTCCTGCGCGCTGTGCACATCCCCGCGCCCGCCGATGCGCCAGTCAACCCGGTCCGCGGCGTTCCGCTCGCGACGCGCGACATCGCCGTCCGCGAGCGCCTGGCGATGCTCGCCGCCCGCCCTGACACCGTGGCCTCCACCGACGCCCTGCTCGCCGTGTGGGAGGACGCGCTGGCCGCTCCGCTGTGGACCGGGCCGGCGCTCTGGCTGCACGGCGACCCCCACCCCGGCAATCTCCTGCTCCGCACCGACGCCAGTGGCACCGTGGAGGGCCTCGCCGCGGTCATCGATTTCGGGGACGTGACCGCCGGCGACCCGGCGACCGATCTCGCGACGGCCTGGCTCACCTTCGACGCACCGGCCCGCGCCGAGTTCCGGGAGACGCTGGACGGCTCCGTCGACGAGGCGACGTGGCGACGCGCACGCGGCTGGGCGGTCATCATGGGCACGGCACTGGCGGCGAACTCCGACGACAGCCCGCGCATGGCGTCCCTCGGCCGGCACGCGCTGGCACAGCTGACCGGCTGA
- a CDS encoding phytoene desaturase family protein codes for MSSDSSVDAVVIGSGPNGLAAAVTLARAGLAVRVYERNATAGGGMRTEEVTLPGFRHDLCSAVHPLAFASGFFRRFGLADRVRFITPTASYGHPLDGGRAALAYRDLERTADALGPDGAAWRALIGPLARHADEVAQFTGSAVIQLPRHPLVAARLGATALLQGGPWWNLPFRTEEPGALLAGAFAHTTVALPSVAGAAAGLTLVSYAHARGWPVPIGGSQSIANALVADLEAHGGEVVTGAEITSLGDLPDARAIVFDTHVRAAARLGEDRLAAGYLRRVSRFRDGNGVCKVDFALSGPVPWTNPELNETATVHLGGSRPAVARSERAVAAGRLGDDPYVLVSQPSLFDGSRAPLGKHVLWAYTHVPRGSSADRTEAVIRQIERFAPGFRDLVLASTSRTAVQMEQYNPNYVGGDISTGMPDFRQLIARPVLSPDPWRMPGRGLYLASASAAPGPGVHGLGGYYAARSALRHEFGVTRMPSLAPEG; via the coding sequence ATGTCCTCCGATTCCTCCGTCGACGCCGTCGTGATCGGCTCCGGCCCCAACGGGCTCGCCGCGGCCGTGACGCTGGCCCGCGCCGGTCTCGCCGTCCGCGTGTACGAACGCAACGCGACGGCCGGAGGCGGGATGCGGACCGAGGAGGTCACCCTCCCCGGCTTCCGCCACGACCTGTGCTCCGCCGTGCACCCCCTGGCCTTCGCGTCGGGCTTCTTCCGCCGGTTCGGGCTGGCGGATCGGGTGCGGTTCATCACACCGACCGCCTCGTACGGTCACCCGCTCGACGGTGGACGCGCAGCCCTCGCCTATCGCGACCTGGAGCGCACGGCCGACGCGCTCGGCCCCGACGGAGCCGCCTGGCGCGCGCTGATCGGCCCGCTCGCGCGGCACGCGGACGAGGTGGCGCAGTTCACCGGCTCCGCGGTGATCCAGCTCCCGCGGCACCCGCTCGTCGCCGCCCGTCTCGGCGCGACGGCGCTGCTGCAGGGCGGCCCCTGGTGGAACCTCCCCTTCCGCACCGAGGAACCGGGCGCCCTGCTGGCCGGAGCCTTCGCGCACACGACGGTCGCCCTCCCGAGCGTCGCGGGCGCCGCCGCCGGGCTGACCCTCGTCAGCTATGCGCACGCCCGGGGCTGGCCTGTACCGATCGGCGGGTCGCAGAGCATCGCGAACGCCCTCGTCGCCGATCTGGAGGCGCACGGCGGCGAGGTCGTGACCGGGGCCGAGATCACCAGCCTGGGCGACCTCCCCGACGCGCGCGCCATCGTGTTCGACACCCACGTGCGTGCGGCCGCGCGCCTCGGCGAGGACCGCCTCGCCGCCGGGTACCTGCGCCGGGTCTCGCGATTCCGCGACGGCAACGGCGTATGCAAGGTCGACTTCGCCCTGTCCGGCCCGGTGCCGTGGACGAACCCTGAGCTGAACGAGACCGCGACCGTCCACCTCGGGGGCTCGCGGCCCGCGGTCGCCCGCTCGGAGCGTGCGGTCGCGGCCGGGCGGCTCGGTGACGATCCGTACGTGCTCGTCTCGCAGCCCTCCCTCTTCGACGGATCCCGGGCACCGCTCGGTAAACATGTCCTCTGGGCGTACACGCACGTCCCGCGGGGCTCCTCCGCCGACCGCACCGAGGCCGTCATCCGGCAGATCGAACGGTTCGCCCCGGGCTTCCGCGACCTCGTGCTCGCCAGCACGTCCCGCACCGCCGTGCAGATGGAGCAGTACAACCCCAACTACGTCGGCGGCGACATCTCGACGGGGATGCCCGATTTCCGCCAGCTCATCGCCCGCCCCGTGCTCTCCCCGGACCCGTGGCGGATGCCCGGCCGCGGCCTGTACCTCGCGTCCGCCTCCGCCGCGCCCGGCCCTGGTGTGCACGGGCTCGGCGGCTACTACGCGGCGCGGAGCGCGCTGCGCCACGAGTTCGGCGTGACCCGCATGCCGTCGCTAGCGCCCGAAGGGTGA
- a CDS encoding DEAD/DEAH box helicase — translation MPPYKKNDRPKQVGSKSPKHRGYRPEEQTAGKKARWSADDRAKRGASAERGRSVYGTRDASDSAGGRGRGERPNWEPRGKDARRTEREWDNRGRAGRDDRPRRDDDRPRRSFDDRGDRAPRREYDDRPRRSFDDRGDRAPRREYDDRPRRTADDRADRMRRSFDDRAERPRREDDRPRRSLDDRGDRAPRRDYDDRPRRSFDDRAERPRREDDRPRRSFDDRGDRAERPRRDFSDRPRRDFSDRPRRSFDDRAERPRREYDDRPRRSSDDRGDRAPRRDSSFFPSRDGKPAYNAQDDVVLERLEADAIQAEDVDGVTFADLGFGGNVVRALAELGAERPFPIQAATAPDVMSGKDVLGRGRTGSGKTIAFGAPLVERLMQLWAESGKSGGKRQIGRAPRALILAPTRELALQIDRTVQPIARSVGLFTTQIYGGVPQGRQVGALQRGVDIVIGTPGRIEDLVEQGRLDLSQVVISVLDEADHMCDLGFLEPVQRILRETAEGGQKLLFSATLDTGVAQLVDEFLVEPAVHEVAGEDQASSTIDHRVLVIEHRDKPAIIEQLADREGKTLIFARTRAFAEMLADQLDDAGIPAVSLHGDLNQSRRTRNLQQLTSGRVNVLVATDVAARGIHVDDIDLVIQADAPDEYKTYLHRSGRTGRAGKQGTVVTLIPRQRQRRMNDLLDRAEIEAEFVPVIPGDQLVTDLAQASALAGADA, via the coding sequence ATGCCCCCGTACAAGAAGAACGACCGGCCCAAGCAGGTCGGCAGCAAGAGCCCCAAGCACCGCGGTTATCGCCCCGAGGAGCAGACCGCGGGCAAGAAGGCCCGCTGGTCCGCCGACGACCGGGCCAAGCGCGGCGCGAGTGCCGAGCGCGGCCGTTCCGTCTACGGCACCCGTGATGCCTCCGACAGCGCCGGCGGCCGTGGTCGCGGAGAGCGCCCGAACTGGGAGCCCCGCGGCAAAGACGCCCGCCGCACCGAGCGCGAGTGGGACAACCGCGGTCGCGCCGGCCGCGATGACCGGCCGCGCCGCGACGACGACCGCCCGCGTCGGTCGTTCGACGACCGGGGCGACCGGGCCCCGCGTCGCGAGTACGACGACCGCCCACGTCGTTCCTTCGACGACCGGGGCGACCGTGCTCCGCGTCGCGAGTACGACGACCGTCCGCGCCGCACGGCGGACGACCGTGCCGACCGCATGCGCCGTTCGTTCGACGACCGTGCCGAGCGCCCGCGTCGCGAGGACGACCGTCCCCGTCGTTCGTTGGACGACCGCGGCGACCGTGCCCCGCGTCGCGACTATGACGACCGTCCCCGCCGTTCGTTCGACGACCGTGCCGAGCGCCCGCGTCGCGAGGACGACCGTCCGCGTCGTTCGTTCGACGACCGCGGCGACCGCGCCGAGCGCCCGCGTCGCGACTTCTCCGACCGCCCGCGTCGCGACTTCTCCGACCGCCCGCGACGTTCCTTCGACGACCGCGCCGAGCGGCCGCGTCGCGAGTACGACGACCGTCCGCGTCGTTCGTCCGACGACCGCGGCGACCGTGCCCCGCGTCGCGACTCCTCCTTCTTTCCGTCCCGCGACGGCAAGCCCGCCTACAACGCGCAGGACGACGTCGTGCTCGAGCGGCTCGAGGCCGACGCCATCCAGGCGGAGGACGTCGACGGCGTGACCTTCGCCGACCTGGGCTTCGGCGGCAACGTCGTGCGCGCCCTCGCCGAGCTCGGCGCCGAGAGGCCGTTCCCGATCCAGGCCGCCACAGCCCCCGACGTGATGTCCGGCAAGGACGTGCTCGGCCGCGGCCGCACCGGCTCCGGCAAGACGATCGCCTTCGGCGCCCCTCTGGTCGAGCGCCTCATGCAGCTCTGGGCGGAGTCGGGCAAGTCGGGCGGCAAGCGCCAGATCGGACGCGCCCCGCGCGCCCTGATCCTCGCCCCCACCCGCGAGCTGGCCCTCCAGATCGACCGCACGGTGCAGCCGATCGCCCGCAGCGTCGGCCTCTTCACCACCCAGATCTACGGCGGCGTGCCGCAGGGCCGTCAGGTCGGTGCCCTTCAGCGCGGCGTCGACATCGTGATCGGCACCCCGGGCCGCATCGAGGACCTCGTGGAGCAGGGTCGTCTCGACCTCAGCCAGGTCGTCATCAGCGTCCTCGACGAGGCCGACCACATGTGCGACCTCGGCTTCCTCGAGCCGGTGCAGCGCATCCTGCGCGAGACCGCCGAGGGCGGCCAGAAGCTGCTCTTCTCGGCGACCCTCGACACCGGGGTCGCCCAGCTCGTCGACGAGTTCCTCGTCGAGCCCGCCGTGCACGAGGTCGCGGGGGAGGACCAGGCGTCCTCCACCATCGATCACCGCGTGCTCGTGATCGAGCACCGTGACAAGCCGGCCATCATCGAGCAGCTCGCCGACCGCGAGGGCAAGACGCTGATCTTCGCCCGTACCCGCGCCTTCGCCGAGATGCTGGCGGACCAGCTGGACGACGCGGGCATCCCCGCGGTCAGCCTCCACGGCGACCTCAACCAGTCCCGGCGCACCCGCAACCTGCAGCAGCTGACGAGCGGCCGCGTCAACGTGCTCGTCGCGACGGACGTCGCCGCCCGCGGCATCCACGTGGACGACATCGACCTGGTCATCCAGGCCGATGCGCCGGACGAGTACAAGACCTATCTGCACCGCTCCGGCCGCACCGGCCGCGCCGGCAAGCAGGGCACGGTCGTGACGCTCATCCCGCGCCAGCGCCAGCGCCGCATGAACGACCTGCTCGACCGCGCCGAGATCGAGGCCGAGTTCGTCCCGGTCATCCCGGGCGATCAGCTGGTCACCGACCTCGCCCAGGCGTCCGCGCTCGCCGGGGCCGACGCGTAA
- a CDS encoding GlxA family transcriptional regulator, producing MTARDHRVAVLVLEGAKPLDVGIPSQVFAHRPSMPYEVHVCGAEPGLVTGGDGLSYHVADGLGALEWADTVFVPGYREPARTEPPAAVVEALRRAHDRGARLAAISTGAFALAATGLLDGRRATTHWHYTRALAERHPSIRVDENVLFVDEGDVLTSAGAASGIDLCLHLVRRDHGVALSNRVARRLVAAPYRSGGQAQYVPRSVPEPLGDLFAETREWALGRLAEPIALADLARNANVSERTFSRRFVEDTGYTPMQWVLRARVDLARELLERSDLGVEQIAHRVGLGTGANLRLHFHRILGTSPTDYRHTFSA from the coding sequence ATGACCGCCCGGGACCATCGCGTCGCCGTCCTCGTGCTCGAGGGCGCGAAGCCGCTCGACGTCGGAATCCCGTCCCAAGTGTTCGCCCACCGGCCGAGCATGCCGTACGAGGTGCACGTGTGCGGCGCCGAACCGGGCCTCGTCACCGGCGGCGACGGACTCTCGTACCACGTCGCCGACGGGCTCGGCGCGCTGGAGTGGGCCGACACCGTCTTCGTGCCCGGCTACCGCGAGCCCGCGCGCACCGAGCCTCCCGCCGCCGTCGTCGAGGCGCTGCGCCGAGCCCACGACCGCGGCGCCCGCCTGGCCGCCATCTCGACCGGCGCGTTCGCGCTGGCCGCGACGGGGCTGCTCGACGGCCGCCGCGCCACCACGCACTGGCATTACACGCGCGCCCTCGCCGAACGGCACCCCTCGATCCGGGTCGACGAGAACGTGCTCTTCGTCGACGAGGGCGACGTCCTGACCTCGGCGGGCGCCGCCTCCGGGATCGACCTGTGCCTGCACCTCGTGCGACGCGACCACGGCGTCGCCCTGTCCAACCGTGTCGCACGCCGCCTCGTCGCCGCGCCGTACCGCAGTGGAGGCCAGGCGCAGTACGTTCCGCGCAGCGTCCCCGAGCCCTTGGGCGACCTGTTCGCGGAGACACGGGAGTGGGCGCTCGGCCGGCTCGCGGAGCCGATCGCGCTGGCCGATCTCGCCCGCAACGCCAACGTCTCGGAGCGCACCTTCTCGCGCCGCTTCGTCGAAGACACCGGCTACACGCCGATGCAGTGGGTGCTGCGAGCCCGCGTCGACCTCGCACGCGAGCTGCTCGAACGCAGCGATCTCGGTGTGGAGCAGATCGCCCACCGGGTCGGCCTCGGCACCGGCGCCAACCTCCGCCTGCACTTCCACCGCATCCTCGGCACCTCCCCCACCGACTACCGCCACACCTTCTCCGCCTAA
- a CDS encoding phage holin family protein: protein MVRFLIRAAIFVVTAALGLLVAMWLLPGFHLEWAGGLVAIVVFAIAQSVLAPFIFNLARKYASAVLGGIGLVSTLVALIIASLFPGGIRVDDFATWILAALVVWLVTALGTWLLPLIFLKKKVTASRA, encoded by the coding sequence ATGGTCAGGTTCCTCATCCGTGCGGCGATCTTCGTCGTGACCGCCGCTCTCGGACTGCTGGTGGCCATGTGGCTGCTGCCCGGGTTCCATCTCGAGTGGGCCGGCGGTCTCGTCGCCATCGTGGTCTTCGCCATCGCGCAGAGCGTGCTGGCGCCGTTCATCTTCAACCTGGCGCGCAAGTACGCGTCGGCGGTGCTCGGCGGAATCGGGCTCGTGTCGACGCTCGTGGCGCTGATCATCGCGTCGTTGTTCCCCGGCGGTATCCGTGTCGATGACTTCGCGACGTGGATCCTCGCGGCCCTGGTGGTGTGGCTCGTCACGGCGCTCGGCACCTGGTTGCTGCCGCTGATCTTCCTGAAGAAGAAGGTCACCGCCTCCCGCGCCTGA